The following proteins are encoded in a genomic region of Micrococcaceae bacterium Sec5.8:
- the acs gene encoding acetate--CoA ligase: MSQQTPGSTTTQAPNGDAFENLSQENRKFAPSPEFAANAVVTAADYAEADADRPAFWAKQAHELLTWSKDFSQALDWSNPPFAKWFVGGEVNAAYNALDRHVEAGLGDRVAIYFEGEPGDTRTYTYAQLTDEVKQAANAFESLGVAKGDRVAVYLPMIPEAVITLLACARIGAIHSVVFGGFSAEALRSRIDDAEAKLVVTADGTYRRGKPSALKPAVDEALAHEGDGDGHTVQNVIVVKRNGQDVDWHDGRDHWWDDTVGAASTEHTAVGHDAEHPLFILYTSGTTGKPKGILHTTGGYLTQVAYTHKAVFDLKPDTDVYWCTADVGWITGHSYVAYAPLLNGATQVIYEGTPDSPHQGRWWEIVEKYRVSILYTAPTAIRTFMKWGKEIPAKSDLSSIRVLGSVGEPINPEAWMWYREVIGGNAGKNGERKETPAPIVDTWWQTETGAQMIAPLPGVTATKPGSAQVPLPGIAVDVVDEAGESVPNGSGGYLVIREPWPAMLRGIWGDPERFKETYWSRFETMYFAGDGAKKDEDGDIWLLGRVDDVMNISGHRLSTAEIESALVSHPAVAEAAVVGAADETTGQSVVAFVILRGDAVDTGDAIVQELRNHVSKEIGPIAKPKTILVVPELPKTRSGKIMRRLLKDVAEGREVGDATTLADNTVMAQIAHSLRK, encoded by the coding sequence ATGTCCCAGCAGACCCCCGGATCCACGACCACGCAGGCGCCCAACGGCGACGCCTTCGAAAACCTGTCGCAGGAGAACCGAAAATTCGCCCCCTCCCCCGAGTTCGCCGCGAACGCGGTGGTCACGGCCGCGGACTACGCCGAGGCCGACGCCGACCGGCCCGCGTTCTGGGCGAAGCAGGCCCACGAGCTGCTGACCTGGAGCAAGGACTTCAGCCAGGCCCTGGATTGGTCCAACCCTCCGTTTGCGAAGTGGTTTGTCGGAGGCGAAGTCAACGCCGCGTACAACGCCCTGGACCGCCACGTCGAAGCCGGCCTCGGGGACCGGGTCGCGATTTACTTCGAGGGCGAACCCGGCGACACCCGCACCTACACCTACGCCCAGCTCACCGACGAGGTCAAGCAGGCCGCCAACGCCTTCGAGTCCCTCGGCGTCGCCAAGGGCGACCGGGTCGCGGTGTACCTGCCTATGATTCCCGAGGCCGTCATCACGCTGCTGGCGTGCGCCCGGATCGGCGCCATCCATTCCGTGGTTTTCGGTGGTTTCTCCGCCGAGGCGCTCCGTTCGCGGATAGATGACGCCGAGGCCAAGCTCGTCGTCACCGCGGACGGTACCTACCGCCGCGGCAAGCCCAGCGCACTCAAGCCCGCCGTCGACGAGGCCCTTGCCCACGAGGGAGACGGTGACGGCCACACCGTGCAGAACGTCATCGTCGTCAAGCGCAACGGCCAGGACGTGGACTGGCATGACGGCCGGGACCACTGGTGGGACGACACCGTCGGGGCCGCCTCCACCGAGCACACCGCGGTGGGCCACGACGCCGAACACCCGCTCTTCATCCTCTACACCTCCGGCACCACGGGTAAACCCAAGGGCATCCTGCACACCACCGGCGGCTACCTCACCCAGGTCGCCTACACGCACAAGGCCGTCTTCGACCTCAAGCCCGATACCGACGTCTACTGGTGCACGGCCGACGTCGGCTGGATCACCGGGCACTCCTACGTCGCGTACGCGCCGCTCCTCAACGGCGCCACCCAGGTCATCTACGAGGGCACGCCGGACTCCCCGCACCAGGGCCGCTGGTGGGAGATCGTGGAGAAGTACCGGGTGTCCATTCTCTACACGGCTCCCACCGCCATCCGGACGTTCATGAAGTGGGGCAAGGAAATTCCGGCGAAATCGGACCTTTCCTCGATCCGGGTCCTGGGCTCCGTTGGCGAACCCATCAACCCCGAGGCGTGGATGTGGTACCGCGAGGTCATTGGCGGCAACGCCGGCAAGAACGGCGAACGGAAGGAAACACCGGCCCCGATCGTGGACACCTGGTGGCAGACCGAAACGGGCGCGCAGATGATTGCCCCGCTGCCCGGGGTCACGGCCACCAAGCCCGGCTCCGCCCAGGTACCCCTGCCGGGCATCGCCGTGGACGTCGTGGATGAGGCCGGCGAGTCCGTGCCCAACGGTTCCGGCGGCTACCTCGTGATCCGCGAGCCCTGGCCGGCCATGCTGCGCGGCATCTGGGGTGACCCGGAACGCTTCAAGGAAACCTACTGGTCGCGTTTTGAGACCATGTACTTTGCCGGCGACGGCGCCAAGAAGGACGAGGACGGCGACATCTGGCTGCTCGGCCGGGTGGATGACGTGATGAACATTTCCGGCCACCGGCTCTCCACCGCGGAGATCGAGTCGGCGCTGGTCAGCCACCCGGCTGTGGCGGAGGCCGCCGTCGTCGGCGCAGCGGACGAGACGACCGGGCAGTCGGTGGTGGCCTTCGTCATCCTGCGCGGGGACGCTGTGGACACCGGGGACGCGATCGTGCAGGAACTGCGGAACCACGTCAGCAAGGAGATCGGGCCGATCGCGAAGCCCAAGACCATCTTGGTGGTGCCCGAACTGCCCAAGACCCGCTCCGGCAAAATCATGCGCCGCCTGCTTAAGGACGTTGCGGAAGGACGCGAGGTGGGCGACGCCACCACCCTGGCCGACAACACGGTGATGGCCCAGATCGCGCACTCGCTGCGAAAGTGA